The following proteins are co-located in the Tardibacter chloracetimidivorans genome:
- a CDS encoding zinc-binding dehydrogenase, producing the protein MEPLSVALHGIRMAEPIAGRRVLVLGAGPIGLAAIYWARQLGAVRIAAMAPSRRRAGLATAMGADGLATFGDREAEEVEQLLGGKPEIILECAGKAGVLDRAIGLAGIGAKIVVLGYCVTMDSFFPITALGKEVTIRFSKMYQLQDFQDTMASLASGHLDPRTMITRRIGLSDVPATFEALRTDRDQCKVMIAPHEA; encoded by the coding sequence GTGGAGCCGCTCTCCGTCGCGCTGCACGGCATAAGGATGGCGGAGCCGATAGCGGGGCGCCGCGTGCTGGTGCTGGGCGCGGGGCCGATCGGGCTTGCGGCGATCTATTGGGCGAGGCAGCTCGGCGCTGTCCGCATCGCGGCGATGGCGCCTTCGCGGCGGCGGGCCGGACTTGCCACCGCGATGGGCGCGGACGGGCTGGCGACGTTCGGCGATCGGGAGGCGGAAGAGGTCGAGCAGCTGCTTGGCGGCAAGCCCGAGATCATATTGGAATGTGCGGGCAAGGCCGGCGTGCTCGATCGTGCGATCGGCCTGGCCGGGATCGGCGCGAAGATCGTCGTGCTCGGCTATTGCGTGACGATGGACAGCTTTTTCCCGATCACGGCGCTCGGCAAGGAAGTGACCATACGATTTTCAAAAATGTACCAGTTGCAGGATTTCCAGGACACAATGGCGTCGCTGGCCAGCGGGCATCTCGATCCGCGGACCATGATCACACGCCGCATCGGCCTGTCCGACGTACCGGCGACCTTCGAAGCGCTGCGGACCGACCGGGACCAATGCAAGGTCATGATCGCGCCGCATGAAGCCTGA
- a CDS encoding NAD(P)H-dependent flavin oxidoreductase gives MALRNRFTELLGIEKPIVQGGMMWVGRAELAAAVSNAGGLGILTALTQPTPDDLRREIDRCRTMTDKPFGVNLTILPSVTPPPYAEYRRAIIESDIKIVETAGHEPQEHVDEFKANDIIVLHKCTAVRHALSAERMGVDVISIDGFECAGHPGEDDVPGLVLIPATVDRVKIPIIASGGFGDGRGLAAALALGAEGINMGTRFCATQEAPIHDAVKKFIVSNDERATNLIFRRFHNTGRVARNSVSDRVVEISKRPDAVFEDIQPLVGGALGRRTLETGDLDAGLVWAGQIQGLIHDVPTCQILLDRIIQEAETIIRCRLTSMIRVSEPGEPNSVEIRRRPD, from the coding sequence ATGGCATTGAGAAATCGCTTCACCGAGCTGCTCGGCATCGAGAAGCCGATTGTCCAGGGCGGCATGATGTGGGTGGGGCGGGCCGAACTCGCCGCCGCGGTTTCGAATGCGGGTGGCCTCGGCATACTGACCGCGCTGACGCAACCGACACCTGACGACCTGCGCCGGGAGATAGACCGGTGCCGGACGATGACCGACAAGCCCTTTGGCGTGAATCTGACGATCCTACCGTCGGTTACGCCGCCACCTTACGCGGAATATCGCCGCGCAATCATCGAAAGCGACATCAAGATCGTCGAGACGGCGGGCCACGAGCCGCAGGAACATGTCGACGAGTTCAAAGCCAATGATATCATTGTCCTTCACAAATGCACTGCTGTCCGCCATGCACTTTCGGCAGAGCGCATGGGCGTTGATGTCATTTCGATCGACGGTTTCGAGTGCGCCGGGCATCCCGGCGAGGACGACGTACCTGGCCTCGTGCTGATTCCCGCAACGGTCGACCGGGTGAAGATTCCGATCATTGCCAGCGGGGGTTTCGGGGATGGTCGCGGACTTGCGGCCGCCCTCGCTCTTGGCGCGGAGGGTATTAACATGGGTACTCGTTTCTGCGCGACGCAGGAAGCTCCAATCCACGATGCCGTTAAGAAATTCATCGTGAGCAACGATGAGCGCGCTACCAACTTGATCTTCCGTCGCTTCCACAACACGGGACGCGTTGCAAGGAATAGCGTCTCGGATAGGGTCGTCGAGATCTCGAAGCGACCGGACGCTGTGTTCGAGGACATTCAACCTTTGGTCGGCGGAGCCTTGGGCAGAAGAACGCTAGAGACTGGCGATCTTGATGCGGGGCTGGTCTGGGCAGGACAGATCCAAGGGCTGATCCACGACGTACCGACATGTCAAATACTGCTGGACCGCATCATTCAGGAGGCGGAGACCATCATACGTTGCAGGCTCACCTCGATGATCAGAGTATCGGAGCCAGGGGAACCGAATAGCGTAGAAATCCGACGAAGACCGGATTAG
- a CDS encoding acetyl-CoA C-acetyltransferase — translation MAEAYIVEAVRTPGGKRNGQFAEWHPADMAAEVLDALIDRTGIDATAVEDVILGCVTQVGEQAFAFARNAVLASKLPQSVPAVTIDRQCGSSQQAVQFAAQAIMSGTMDVVVAAGAESMTRVPMFSNMSFHAREGVGVGVGPVSGRIRARYGVEEFSQFAGAEMIAKKYGFDRETLNRFALESHRRAAAAIAAGAFDAEMVPLETGGILRSTDEGVRADATLEGIGSVKLLQEGGVISAANASQICDGASAALIVSERALKQHGLTPIARIVNMTVTAGDPVIMLEEPIPATRKALARAGMRIEDIDLYEVNEAFAPIPLAWLQAIGGDPAKLNVNGGAIALGHPLGASGTKLMATLIHALRARGKRYGLQTMCEGGGIANVTILEAL, via the coding sequence ATGGCTGAAGCCTATATCGTCGAAGCCGTCCGCACCCCCGGCGGCAAGCGCAACGGACAGTTTGCCGAATGGCACCCGGCGGACATGGCGGCCGAGGTTCTCGACGCGCTGATCGACCGAACGGGTATCGACGCCACGGCCGTGGAGGATGTCATCCTCGGCTGCGTGACGCAGGTCGGCGAGCAGGCGTTCGCCTTTGCGCGCAACGCCGTTCTGGCTTCGAAGCTGCCGCAGAGCGTTCCGGCCGTCACGATCGACCGTCAGTGCGGGAGCTCGCAGCAGGCCGTCCAGTTCGCGGCGCAGGCGATCATGTCCGGGACGATGGACGTCGTCGTCGCGGCGGGGGCCGAGAGCATGACCCGCGTGCCGATGTTCAGCAACATGTCGTTTCATGCGCGGGAAGGCGTCGGCGTCGGCGTCGGCCCGGTCAGCGGGCGGATCAGGGCGCGCTACGGCGTGGAGGAGTTCAGCCAGTTCGCGGGCGCGGAAATGATCGCGAAGAAGTACGGCTTCGATCGCGAGACGCTGAACCGGTTCGCGCTGGAAAGCCATCGGCGCGCCGCCGCCGCGATCGCGGCCGGAGCCTTTGACGCCGAAATGGTTCCACTGGAGACGGGTGGCATCCTCCGCAGCACCGATGAGGGCGTCCGCGCAGATGCGACGCTCGAAGGCATTGGATCGGTGAAGCTACTTCAGGAGGGCGGCGTCATCAGCGCGGCCAATGCGAGCCAGATTTGCGACGGCGCCTCGGCGGCGCTCATCGTGTCCGAGCGGGCGCTCAAGCAACATGGCCTCACGCCGATCGCGCGGATCGTCAATATGACCGTCACCGCGGGCGATCCGGTGATCATGCTCGAAGAGCCCATCCCGGCGACCCGGAAGGCGCTCGCTCGCGCCGGCATGAGGATCGAGGACATCGATCTGTACGAAGTGAACGAGGCCTTCGCTCCGATCCCGCTTGCCTGGCTGCAGGCGATCGGCGGCGATCCCGCGAAGCTCAACGTCAATGGCGGTGCGATCGCGCTTGGCCATCCGCTGGGCGCGAGCGGAACGAAGCTCATGGCCACGCTGATCCATGCGCTCCGGGCGCGCGGCAAGCGCTATGGTCTGCAAACCATGTGCGAAGGCGGCGGCATCGCCAACGTGACGATCCTGGAGGCGCTGTGA
- a CDS encoding TetR/AcrR family transcriptional regulator yields MAKQIDDLEISPFPTIEDRLREKSLKREAVLRAAVRTFNARGFQAASLDEVAASLKISKPTIYRYLGNKEQVLLECVTRGLEMLQHAAAQAQAEAGTGLMRLSRFLRRYAEINMDDFGRCVIRTDDAALSAEGRRHFRALKAKIDHAMRGLIADGIADGSIAPLNVKMTAFALAGALNWPARWHDPSRDMSAEEIAGAMVDVLVQGLAPRG; encoded by the coding sequence GTGGCAAAGCAGATTGACGATCTCGAGATTTCGCCCTTCCCGACGATCGAGGATCGTCTGCGCGAGAAGAGCCTGAAACGGGAAGCGGTGCTGCGGGCGGCCGTGCGCACCTTCAACGCACGCGGATTTCAGGCCGCCTCTCTCGACGAGGTGGCGGCGAGTCTCAAGATCAGCAAGCCCACCATCTATCGATATCTCGGCAACAAGGAGCAGGTGCTGCTCGAGTGCGTCACCCGGGGACTGGAAATGCTGCAGCATGCCGCCGCACAGGCGCAGGCCGAGGCCGGCACCGGCCTGATGCGGCTGTCCCGGTTTCTCAGGCGCTATGCCGAGATCAACATGGACGATTTCGGAAGATGCGTGATCCGGACCGACGATGCGGCGCTCTCGGCCGAGGGCCGCCGCCATTTCCGCGCCTTGAAGGCGAAGATCGATCATGCCATGCGCGGGCTGATCGCCGACGGCATCGCGGATGGCTCGATCGCGCCCCTCAATGTGAAAATGACCGCGTTCGCGCTGGCGGGCGCGCTGAATTGGCCGGCGCGGTGGCATGATCCGAGCCGCGACATGTCGGCAGAGGAAATAGCCGGGGCGATGGTCGACGTGCTGGTCCAGGGCCTCGCGCCACGCGGGTGA
- a CDS encoding enoyl-CoA hydratase/isomerase family protein has product MTETPLIVDIREGTAWLTLNRPQAGNAIDLPMARALVEASIRCQTDADIRCVVLTGAGKLFCAGGDVGLFAAAGDQVSSLLSELAGTLHMTLARLARMAKPMLVLVNGPAVGAGFSLAISGDVVLASRSAHFAAAYGTLGLTPDGGMSWSLPRLVGLRKAQEIILTNRRINAEEAEAMGLVTRLVGDGRLMEEGEATAAQLAASPVAALGAARVLLQDSFAASFETQLEREARAISDAGATAEAREGLAAYFAKRAPDFRGA; this is encoded by the coding sequence GTGACCGAGACGCCTCTCATCGTCGATATCCGTGAAGGAACGGCGTGGCTTACGCTCAATCGTCCGCAGGCCGGCAACGCCATCGATCTCCCGATGGCGCGCGCGCTCGTCGAGGCATCCATCCGCTGTCAGACCGACGCCGACATTCGCTGCGTGGTGCTAACGGGGGCCGGCAAACTCTTCTGCGCCGGAGGCGATGTCGGTCTTTTCGCCGCGGCCGGCGACCAGGTCTCGTCCCTTCTGAGCGAACTCGCCGGAACGCTGCACATGACCCTGGCGCGCCTGGCGCGGATGGCGAAGCCCATGCTCGTGCTGGTCAACGGGCCGGCGGTCGGCGCGGGGTTCAGCCTCGCGATCAGCGGCGATGTCGTCCTCGCCTCACGATCGGCGCACTTCGCCGCCGCATATGGCACGCTTGGCCTCACCCCCGATGGCGGCATGAGCTGGAGCCTTCCGAGGCTGGTCGGTTTACGCAAGGCGCAGGAGATCATCCTCACCAACCGGCGGATCAATGCCGAGGAGGCGGAGGCGATGGGGCTGGTCACGCGTCTCGTCGGCGATGGACGGTTGATGGAGGAGGGCGAGGCAACCGCAGCACAGCTCGCCGCATCGCCCGTCGCGGCGCTCGGGGCCGCGCGCGTCTTGCTGCAGGACAGCTTCGCAGCCAGTTTCGAGACGCAGCTGGAGCGGGAGGCCCGCGCGATCAGCGACGCCGGGGCGACCGCCGAAGCCCGTGAAGGCCTGGCTGCCTATTTCGCCAAACGAGCACCGGATTTCAGAGGAGCCTGA
- a CDS encoding ABC transporter ATP-binding protein — protein MSLLEARHLSRTLSGEPPVLLVEDANFVIERGSFTTIIGPSGCGKSSLLYLLGLLDRPTGGSVLIDGEDVGDLDGDARARLRLERFGFVFQFHFLLPEFTALENVMLPIRRLGRLDRIETEMRAMELLTAAGLGGKAKNTVDRLSGGERQRVAIARALANDPGLILCDEPTGNLDSQNSARVVESFQMLAHDQNRAVVCVTHDLEIAAVSDRRISMLDGRIVQPDS, from the coding sequence ATGAGCCTGCTGGAGGCCCGCCACCTCAGCCGCACCCTGTCGGGAGAGCCGCCGGTGCTGCTTGTGGAGGATGCGAACTTCGTCATCGAACGGGGAAGCTTCACGACGATCATCGGCCCCTCGGGCTGCGGCAAATCGTCGCTGCTCTATCTGCTCGGCCTTCTGGACCGTCCGACCGGCGGCTCCGTGCTGATCGACGGCGAGGATGTCGGCGACCTTGACGGCGACGCCCGCGCCCGGTTGCGGCTGGAGCGTTTCGGATTTGTGTTCCAGTTCCATTTCCTGCTGCCGGAGTTCACCGCGCTCGAAAATGTGATGCTGCCGATCCGCCGGCTCGGCCGTCTCGATCGTATCGAGACCGAGATGCGCGCGATGGAGCTGCTGACCGCTGCCGGGCTGGGCGGGAAGGCAAAGAACACCGTCGATCGCCTGTCGGGCGGGGAGCGTCAGCGGGTGGCGATCGCGCGCGCGCTTGCAAACGACCCCGGGCTGATCCTGTGCGACGAGCCCACGGGCAATCTCGACAGCCAGAACAGCGCGCGTGTCGTGGAAAGCTTTCAGATGCTTGCGCACGATCAGAACCGCGCCGTGGTATGCGTCACCCATGATCTCGAGATCGCCGCCGTGTCCGACAGGCGAATCTCGATGCTGGACGGGCGGATCGTCCAACCCGATTCATGA
- a CDS encoding acyl-CoA dehydrogenase family protein yields the protein MLSETQIAIRDTVRAFAQDRILPATGRFESAGGYEPWVFDSLAQLGLFGMVAPEAFGGAASDYVSYALALIEIAAADGALSTIVSIQNSIIVQGILKDGSDAQKDRFLRDLISGRSIGAFALTETDAGSDASAIRTRASRVDGGWKLNGAKQFITSGKIAKLAMVIAVTDPSAGKKGLTAFLVPTERAGYVVEKVEHKLGQAASDTCALRFEDLFIEDELVLGEIGQGYRIALSNLEAGRIGIAAQCVGMAQAALEIAIGYAKDRVSMGKPIIEHQAVGFRLADLATRLEAARQLVLSAASLRDAGQPALTQASMAKLFASETAEAVVSGAIQTLGGYGYLEEFGVAKTYRDVRVCQIYEGTSDIQRMVIARAL from the coding sequence ATTCTCTCGGAGACCCAGATCGCCATCCGCGATACCGTCCGCGCGTTCGCGCAGGATCGCATCCTGCCTGCCACGGGCCGTTTCGAAAGCGCCGGGGGCTATGAGCCCTGGGTGTTCGACAGCCTCGCGCAGCTCGGCCTGTTCGGGATGGTCGCGCCCGAAGCTTTCGGAGGCGCGGCAAGCGACTATGTCTCCTACGCCCTCGCACTGATCGAGATCGCCGCGGCCGATGGGGCGCTGTCGACAATCGTGTCGATCCAGAATTCGATCATCGTCCAGGGCATTCTGAAAGACGGGTCCGACGCGCAGAAAGACCGCTTTCTTCGCGACCTGATCTCCGGCCGCTCGATCGGCGCCTTCGCGCTGACCGAGACCGATGCCGGGTCGGACGCCTCGGCGATCCGGACGAGGGCGTCCAGAGTGGATGGAGGCTGGAAGCTGAATGGCGCCAAGCAGTTCATCACGTCGGGCAAGATAGCGAAGCTGGCGATGGTCATCGCCGTCACCGATCCATCGGCCGGGAAAAAGGGGCTGACGGCCTTTCTCGTGCCGACCGAGCGGGCGGGCTATGTCGTCGAAAAGGTCGAGCACAAGCTGGGGCAGGCGGCGTCCGACACCTGTGCCCTGCGTTTCGAAGACCTCTTCATCGAAGATGAGCTGGTGCTTGGCGAGATCGGCCAGGGTTATCGCATCGCGCTCTCCAACCTCGAAGCCGGGCGTATCGGCATCGCCGCGCAGTGCGTCGGCATGGCCCAGGCCGCGCTGGAGATCGCGATCGGATATGCGAAGGATCGCGTGTCGATGGGCAAGCCGATCATCGAGCATCAGGCGGTCGGCTTCCGGCTGGCGGATCTGGCGACCCGGCTCGAGGCGGCCCGACAACTGGTGCTGTCCGCCGCGTCGCTGCGGGATGCGGGGCAGCCGGCGCTGACCCAGGCATCGATGGCGAAGCTCTTCGCATCGGAGACGGCGGAGGCCGTCGTCTCCGGCGCGATCCAGACGCTCGGCGGCTATGGCTATCTCGAAGAGTTCGGCGTCGCCAAGACCTACCGTGATGTGCGCGTCTGCCAGATCTACGAAGGCACATCCGACATCCAGCGAATGGTCATCGCGCGCGCGCTGTGA
- a CDS encoding SDR family oxidoreductase translates to MRNGAARYAHALSRHPEDIAAAVCFLASDHARYISGQTLRVDGGSSVHTQNHGRGRSAAGSE, encoded by the coding sequence GTGCGAAACGGCGCTGCGCGATACGCTCACGCCCTATCTCGGCACCCGGAAGATATCGCCGCCGCGGTCTGCTTCCTCGCGTCGGATCACGCTCGCTACATCAGCGGGCAGACATTGCGCGTCGACGGCGGCAGCTCCGTTCATACCCAGAATCACGGCCGGGGCAGATCGGCCGCCGGATCCGAATGA
- a CDS encoding phage integrase central domain-containing protein yields the protein MRGEVETAKRVRQRISAVFVYAIAQGICQTDPAERLGKVLKPLRKGHQPAITDLVPLRRIIYPRWSHHSIAATFAGR from the coding sequence GTGCGCGGCGAGGTCGAGACGGCGAAGCGCGTCCGCCAGCGTATTTCGGCGGTTTTCGTCTACGCCATAGCCCAGGGTATCTGTCAGACCGATCCCGCCGAGAGGCTTGGTAAGGTTCTCAAGCCCCTGCGAAAGGGCCACCAGCCGGCGATCACCGATCTCGTGCCGCTGCGCCGGATAATATATCCTCGGTGGTCGCACCATTCTATCGCTGCTACCTTTGCAGGCCGGTGA
- a CDS encoding SDR family oxidoreductase has protein sequence MLLRDKIILVSGIGPGMGSKLAIEAAREGAAGVIGLARTRSRLDDAESMLRAEGLDTPMLKAVADIRDRAQCEAAVRDAIARFGRIDALINSAFIHGGAQMPSETKMEEVREAIETNLIGTLNITQAVIPQMKAQKSGAIVMVSTQAARKVVRTTDMIYAMSKQPLESAVRHLAWELGAFNIRVNLSLQGYMWGDVVSSYVDRVGTATGRTRQAVIDDIASRNPLGRIVSDEECARAVLFLASDYAAAVTGAQLDINAGEWMP, from the coding sequence ATGCTGCTCAGGGATAAGATCATCCTGGTCTCCGGCATCGGCCCCGGCATGGGATCGAAGCTCGCTATCGAGGCGGCGCGCGAGGGCGCCGCCGGCGTGATCGGCCTCGCGAGAACGCGCTCCAGGCTCGACGATGCCGAGAGCATGTTGCGGGCAGAGGGGCTCGACACGCCGATGTTGAAGGCCGTGGCCGACATCCGCGACAGGGCGCAGTGCGAAGCGGCCGTGCGCGATGCGATCGCACGGTTCGGCCGTATCGACGCCCTGATCAACAGCGCGTTCATCCATGGCGGCGCGCAGATGCCTTCCGAAACGAAGATGGAGGAGGTGCGCGAGGCGATCGAGACCAACCTGATCGGCACGCTCAATATCACCCAGGCCGTCATTCCACAGATGAAGGCGCAGAAATCCGGTGCGATCGTGATGGTGAGCACGCAGGCCGCCCGCAAGGTCGTCCGCACGACCGACATGATCTATGCGATGTCCAAGCAGCCGCTGGAAAGCGCGGTACGGCATCTGGCGTGGGAGCTTGGCGCGTTCAACATCCGCGTCAACCTCAGCCTGCAAGGCTATATGTGGGGCGACGTCGTCTCATCCTACGTCGATCGCGTCGGAACGGCGACGGGCAGGACGCGCCAGGCTGTGATCGACGACATCGCCTCGCGCAACCCGCTGGGGCGGATCGTCAGCGACGAAGAATGTGCCCGCGCGGTGCTGTTCCTCGCGTCCGACTATGCCGCGGCCGTGACGGGCGCGCAGCTCGATATCAACGCAGGCGAGTGGATGCCCTGA
- a CDS encoding alcohol dehydrogenase catalytic domain-containing protein — MQFLGAGQPLSLSAIPDPAPGPGEVIIRVERCGICGSDLEMTSGKGFTLPAGCVLGHEFAGEVVALGAGVTTLEIGSRVAAMPFDCCATCDRCIAGQPQHCRAVSVHGCGGRGGPMRNIRAHGPLTASACRTI; from the coding sequence GTGCAATTTCTGGGAGCCGGCCAGCCCTTGTCTCTCTCCGCCATCCCCGATCCCGCGCCCGGCCCGGGCGAGGTGATCATCCGCGTGGAGCGTTGCGGCATCTGTGGCAGCGACCTCGAGATGACGAGCGGCAAGGGCTTCACCCTGCCGGCGGGGTGCGTGCTCGGCCATGAATTCGCGGGCGAGGTCGTCGCGCTCGGCGCGGGCGTCACGACGCTGGAAATCGGCAGCCGGGTTGCGGCCATGCCCTTCGATTGCTGCGCGACCTGCGATCGGTGCATCGCGGGCCAGCCCCAGCATTGCCGGGCGGTGTCGGTGCACGGCTGCGGCGGCCGTGGGGGGCCTATGCGGAATATACGCGCGCATGGGCCTCTCACTGCGTCCGCCTGCCGAACCATCTGA
- a CDS encoding ABC transporter substrate-binding protein encodes MTSSSERPKIEMDKRKSTTKVGMLTDWAAGGVIQPFFDAATLAFENALEDGVIDRAVQIVVRDVDGLPTGNVHEVLNAWKELANEGCVAIIGPHISENAIALKHYIETEGRVPSIGWPGTDVWQGEWTFALNQGSLVEEGCLMANFLAHRKARKVITVAERSAIGGEYLEYLRRAADFEGLNLGEHFTISQIEVNLDMIVEAMRATGADAVAYCGFGVPINRLARAMRKIGWQPLTILTTGFLTTPLIEGGMRGAHGFYGLDLYDEENPLTREFTESFEKRFGYRAANYYTVTGYDIANVVAHGIGYGHPISPAGVKRGMELVKYLPAVSGGPGTLISYAPYVRRGWMGKDYLVVREAIDAEGDLFTELPSRLAHRMTPRTRGERAASRRGE; translated from the coding sequence ATGACGTCGTCGTCCGAACGCCCCAAGATCGAAATGGACAAGCGCAAGTCGACGACCAAGGTCGGCATGTTGACGGATTGGGCGGCGGGAGGCGTTATCCAGCCTTTCTTCGATGCCGCCACGCTGGCGTTTGAAAATGCGCTCGAAGATGGCGTGATTGATCGCGCGGTCCAGATCGTCGTGCGCGATGTCGATGGCTTGCCCACGGGCAATGTCCATGAAGTGCTTAACGCGTGGAAGGAGCTGGCCAACGAAGGCTGTGTCGCGATCATCGGCCCGCATATCTCGGAAAACGCCATCGCGCTGAAACATTATATCGAGACCGAAGGACGGGTTCCGTCGATCGGCTGGCCGGGGACGGACGTCTGGCAGGGCGAGTGGACCTTTGCCCTGAACCAGGGATCGCTCGTCGAGGAGGGGTGCCTCATGGCCAATTTCCTCGCCCATCGCAAAGCCCGCAAGGTCATCACCGTCGCCGAGCGCTCCGCCATCGGGGGCGAATATCTCGAATATCTCCGGCGGGCGGCCGATTTCGAAGGCCTGAACCTCGGCGAGCATTTCACGATCAGCCAGATCGAGGTCAATCTGGACATGATCGTCGAAGCGATGCGGGCCACCGGCGCGGATGCGGTCGCCTATTGCGGTTTCGGCGTTCCGATCAATCGCTTGGCGAGGGCGATGCGCAAGATCGGCTGGCAGCCGCTGACGATCCTCACCACCGGCTTCCTCACCACGCCGCTGATCGAGGGCGGCATGCGCGGTGCGCACGGATTTTACGGTCTCGATCTCTATGACGAGGAAAATCCGCTCACGCGGGAATTCACCGAGAGCTTCGAAAAGCGGTTCGGTTATCGGGCGGCCAATTATTACACCGTGACCGGCTATGATATCGCGAATGTCGTCGCCCACGGCATCGGCTATGGCCATCCGATCTCGCCGGCCGGGGTCAAGCGCGGCATGGAGCTGGTCAAATATCTCCCCGCCGTTTCCGGTGGGCCCGGCACGCTGATCAGCTACGCGCCCTATGTCCGTCGCGGATGGATGGGGAAGGACTATCTGGTGGTGCGCGAGGCGATCGATGCCGAGGGCGATCTCTTCACCGAATTGCCGAGCCGCTTGGCGCATCGGATGACGCCCCGCACGCGTGGCGAACGCGCCGCCTCCCGACGGGGCGAGTAG
- a CDS encoding ABC transporter permease, whose translation MIGRALLILDIARKHIVRRTRQTAVAVSGVAVGVGFFLAVSAMMIGSQTDFVHRLIDAAPHIIVSDELRSPSPQPGVRAFPDAAVTLHGYKVRTEARGLKDWPAIMAVASAFPGAISSPSLTGGITLKLGGHEEALGIVGIEPGLEARISTIEDNLKVGRLRDLETVQGGIIIGEELAARLGVAVGDVVAATSASGVTRSLRIVGLFKRGQAELAPSSGYVLLREAQSLLGRPFIINRIGIHLEDPYTAEEIARTLESRFRYKAESWQERSADFLSLLVTRNVIMYSVVGAILLVASFGIYTVVSNSVFDKRRDIAILRSIGFAEADLQFVFLVQGVFLALIGILFGWMLGYGLMEILASLQFPIAGEDQRIPLDRGFRQYAIAAAASLTAGAVAAWLPARKTSRVDPVDILRGAA comes from the coding sequence ATGATCGGCCGGGCGCTTCTGATCCTGGATATCGCGCGCAAGCACATCGTCCGGCGCACGCGGCAGACCGCGGTTGCCGTGTCCGGCGTGGCGGTGGGCGTCGGCTTCTTCCTGGCCGTATCGGCCATGATGATCGGCAGCCAGACCGATTTCGTCCACCGTCTGATCGACGCCGCTCCGCACATCATCGTTTCCGACGAACTGCGCAGCCCGTCCCCGCAACCCGGCGTGCGCGCCTTTCCCGACGCCGCGGTGACTCTCCACGGATACAAGGTGCGGACCGAGGCGCGCGGGCTGAAGGACTGGCCGGCGATCATGGCCGTGGCGAGCGCTTTTCCGGGCGCGATCTCGTCTCCAAGCCTGACGGGCGGAATTACGCTGAAGCTTGGCGGCCACGAGGAAGCGCTCGGCATTGTCGGGATAGAGCCCGGCCTTGAAGCGCGTATCAGCACAATCGAAGACAATCTGAAGGTGGGGCGGCTGCGCGATCTCGAAACGGTCCAGGGCGGTATCATCATCGGGGAGGAACTTGCCGCCCGGCTCGGCGTGGCCGTGGGCGATGTGGTGGCCGCCACATCGGCATCGGGCGTCACCCGGTCGCTCCGCATCGTCGGGCTGTTCAAGCGCGGCCAGGCGGAACTCGCGCCATCGTCGGGCTATGTGCTGCTTCGGGAGGCCCAGTCGCTGCTTGGCAGGCCGTTCATCATCAACCGCATCGGCATCCACCTTGAGGACCCCTACACGGCAGAAGAAATTGCGCGGACGCTGGAGAGCCGGTTCCGCTACAAGGCGGAGAGCTGGCAAGAGCGTTCGGCTGATTTCCTGTCATTGCTCGTGACCCGCAACGTCATCATGTACAGCGTGGTGGGCGCCATTCTGCTTGTGGCGAGCTTCGGCATCTATACCGTCGTCTCCAACAGCGTCTTCGACAAGCGGCGGGATATCGCGATCCTCCGCTCCATCGGCTTCGCGGAAGCCGATCTCCAGTTCGTCTTTCTCGTTCAGGGCGTTTTTCTCGCGCTTATCGGCATATTGTTCGGTTGGATGCTCGGCTATGGCCTGATGGAGATACTGGCGTCGCTCCAGTTCCCGATCGCGGGCGAGGACCAGCGCATCCCGCTGGACCGGGGCTTCCGCCAATATGCGATTGCCGCCGCCGCCTCGCTCACGGCCGGGGCTGTCGCCGCCTGGCTTCCCGCGCGCAAGACCTCCCGCGTCGATCCGGTGGACATATTGCGAGGCGCGGCATGA